In Acidianus brierleyi, one genomic interval encodes:
- a CDS encoding HAD-IIA family hydrolase: MLRNYDLIISDVDGVIIREGEPIWENIEALRFLQELGKKVIFVTNNSGFSRVVLSRQLNYLGLSANPSQIITSGLAAAIYMRRKMKINSVFIIGEEGLIEEMKNFNFKVISMSEVDINNPDAVVLGLDRLSTYDKLSAGMRCVARGSKFIVTNMDRLWPSKDGLKLGAGALASVIIYALKREPDFIAGKPNKWIIDVAMEISGIRDLKKVVVIGDQIDTDVRMGFNIGADTVLVLTGISTKDDVEKSEIKPKYIVNNLSEIAN, from the coding sequence ATGTTAAGAAATTATGATCTAATAATAAGCGATGTTGACGGAGTAATAATAAGGGAAGGCGAACCTATATGGGAAAATATAGAAGCTTTAAGATTCCTACAGGAACTTGGTAAAAAAGTAATATTTGTAACCAATAATTCTGGATTTAGTAGAGTAGTTTTATCTAGGCAATTAAATTATTTAGGTCTTTCAGCAAATCCTTCACAGATAATAACAAGCGGATTAGCTGCGGCTATCTATATGAGAAGAAAAATGAAAATAAATTCAGTTTTTATTATAGGAGAAGAAGGACTAATTGAAGAAATGAAAAATTTCAATTTTAAAGTAATATCTATGAGTGAAGTTGATATTAATAATCCCGACGCTGTTGTTTTAGGTTTAGATAGACTAAGTACATACGATAAGCTTTCTGCCGGAATGCGTTGCGTAGCCAGAGGATCAAAATTTATAGTTACGAACATGGATAGGCTATGGCCATCGAAAGACGGCTTAAAATTAGGTGCAGGAGCATTAGCTAGCGTAATAATTTATGCACTAAAAAGAGAACCTGATTTCATAGCAGGAAAACCTAACAAATGGATAATAGATGTGGCTATGGAGATCTCAGGAATACGAGATTTAAAAAAAGTTGTGGTAATAGGAGATCAAATAGATACTGATGTTAGAATGGGATTCAATATAGGAGCTGATACTGTCTTAGTATTAACAGGAATTTCTACAAAAGACGATGTAGAGAAGTCAGAAATTAAACCAAAATACATTGTAAACAACCTTTCAGAAATTGCTAATTAA
- a CDS encoding succinate dehydrogenase flavoprotein subunit: MDKTSYDAIVVGGGLAGLMAAHEIAVSGYKVAVISKVFPTRSHSSSAEGGIAAYIQGNSDPNDDPQYMTYDTVKGGDYLVDQDAAELLSMKSGEIVRIMESWGTLFNRQPDGRVAVRYFGGQTYPRTRFVGDKTGMALLHALFQRVSGLNIDFYNEWFALDLIRNDKKIVGLVAMEMKSMEPTFFKTKAVVMATGGMGMLYAHSTNAYINTGDGYGMALRAGAALKDPEFVQFHPTALYPSDILISEAARGEGAILKNNKGERFMTKYAPKKLDLAPRDIVSRSIITEVKEGRGFPGGYVGLDLTHLGEEYIKERLALAYEAALNFAGVDATKEPIPVRPAQHYYMGGIDVDITGTNYDLIGLFAAGEAACVSVHGANRLGSNSLLETLVFGRETGKTVVKFLSSANESSESLDKEAEKIVDEAYSFTKSESGVHFGVVLNKLRETMWENIGIFRDENGMKTGLSEIIKLREMAKNMYVTDKSKTYNTEFFNALELRNMLDLALVIANAAINRTESRGAHYRTDYPERDDKNWLKHTIAYLRGNTVEIGYKPVKITKWQPEARVY; this comes from the coding sequence ATGGACAAAACTTCTTATGATGCAATCGTCGTTGGAGGAGGACTAGCCGGTTTAATGGCAGCACATGAAATAGCAGTCTCTGGATATAAAGTAGCAGTAATCTCAAAGGTATTTCCTACTAGATCTCATTCTTCATCCGCAGAAGGAGGAATAGCCGCATATATACAAGGAAATTCAGATCCCAATGATGACCCACAGTATATGACATACGATACTGTCAAAGGAGGAGACTATCTTGTTGATCAAGACGCAGCAGAATTACTTTCAATGAAATCTGGGGAAATAGTAAGAATAATGGAAAGTTGGGGTACTCTATTTAATAGACAGCCGGATGGCAGAGTAGCCGTAAGATATTTTGGCGGACAAACATATCCAAGAACAAGATTCGTTGGAGACAAAACTGGTATGGCATTACTTCACGCATTATTTCAGAGAGTATCTGGACTTAATATAGATTTTTACAACGAATGGTTTGCTCTAGATCTAATCAGAAATGATAAAAAAATTGTAGGATTAGTAGCAATGGAGATGAAGTCAATGGAACCGACTTTCTTCAAAACTAAGGCAGTAGTCATGGCTACTGGAGGAATGGGTATGCTATATGCACATTCAACTAATGCATACATAAATACTGGAGACGGGTATGGCATGGCTTTAAGGGCTGGAGCAGCCCTTAAAGATCCAGAATTTGTACAATTCCATCCTACGGCGCTATATCCGTCAGACATTCTCATAAGCGAAGCTGCTAGAGGAGAAGGAGCCATACTCAAAAACAACAAAGGAGAAAGATTCATGACTAAATACGCACCCAAAAAATTAGATCTTGCACCTAGAGATATAGTATCGAGATCTATAATCACAGAAGTCAAAGAAGGTAGAGGATTCCCGGGAGGATATGTAGGATTAGACCTAACTCATTTAGGTGAGGAATATATAAAGGAAAGACTTGCGTTAGCATACGAGGCAGCATTAAACTTTGCTGGAGTCGATGCAACAAAAGAGCCAATACCCGTAAGGCCTGCGCAACATTACTATATGGGAGGAATAGACGTAGATATTACAGGGACTAATTATGATTTGATAGGTTTATTTGCGGCAGGAGAAGCTGCATGTGTATCAGTTCATGGAGCAAACAGATTAGGATCTAACTCCCTTTTAGAAACTTTGGTATTCGGAAGAGAAACAGGAAAAACTGTAGTAAAATTCCTTTCTTCAGCTAATGAATCTTCAGAAAGTCTTGATAAAGAAGCTGAAAAAATTGTGGATGAAGCGTATTCTTTTACAAAGAGCGAGAGTGGAGTTCACTTTGGTGTAGTCTTGAATAAACTCAGAGAAACTATGTGGGAAAATATCGGAATCTTTAGAGATGAAAATGGAATGAAAACTGGACTCTCAGAGATAATTAAGCTTAGAGAAATGGCTAAAAACATGTATGTTACGGACAAGAGTAAAACTTACAATACTGAATTTTTCAATGCCCTAGAATTAAGAAATATGCTTGATTTAGCCCTAGTTATAGCTAACGCAGCTATTAACAGAACTGAATCAAGAGGTGCTCATTATAGAACAGACTATCCAGAAAGAGATGATAAAAATTGGCTAAAACATACTATAGCTTACCTAAGAGGAAATACAGTCGAAATAGGATATAAACCAGTAAAAATTACAAAATGGCAACCAGAAGCCAGGGTGTATTAA
- a CDS encoding succinate dehydrogenase/fumarate reductase iron-sulfur subunit — MSEKEQEIVVKIKRFSQDKGNYWQEYKVNVDRFTQMTEVLRRIKTEQDPSLSYRASCHMAVCGSCGMKINGEPRLACKTLALDIVKKYNSNVITLEPMDYFQPIKDLVVDLDDFYDRMFKVKPRLYPDKEVLEGKAEQRLKPEDQRELWKFEQCIWCGLCVSGCPSVRNDPEFLGPAAHAKGYRFLADPRDTIYEERLKILIDSSWRCTYCYQCFNVCPRDVEPVTTIKKTRAHTRFLKDRSAVAEIGEKHIEAIEESIKDSGMIKEAEVYLKTYGVIASLTDLIYAFQNGKLKYAFVKEMKVKNMDQIRKIMGD; from the coding sequence ATGAGCGAAAAAGAACAAGAAATAGTTGTTAAAATAAAAAGGTTTAGTCAAGATAAGGGAAACTATTGGCAGGAGTATAAGGTTAACGTAGACAGATTCACTCAAATGACAGAAGTTTTAAGAAGAATTAAAACTGAACAAGATCCTTCACTCTCGTATAGGGCTTCATGCCATATGGCTGTATGTGGAAGCTGTGGAATGAAAATAAATGGAGAGCCTAGATTAGCATGTAAAACCTTGGCTTTAGATATAGTAAAGAAATACAACTCCAATGTAATAACCCTAGAACCTATGGATTATTTCCAGCCTATAAAAGATCTAGTAGTAGACTTGGACGATTTCTACGATAGAATGTTTAAAGTAAAACCTAGATTATATCCTGATAAGGAAGTACTAGAAGGAAAGGCTGAACAAAGACTAAAGCCTGAAGATCAGAGAGAATTATGGAAATTTGAACAGTGCATATGGTGCGGCTTATGTGTATCAGGATGTCCATCTGTTCGTAATGATCCAGAGTTTTTAGGACCTGCCGCCCATGCTAAAGGTTACAGATTCTTGGCAGATCCAAGAGATACGATTTATGAAGAAAGATTAAAAATACTTATAGATAGTTCATGGAGATGTACTTATTGTTATCAGTGCTTTAATGTATGCCCGAGAGATGTAGAACCAGTAACTACTATAAAGAAAACTAGAGCTCACACTAGATTTCTTAAGGATAGAAGTGCCGTAGCTGAAATTGGAGAAAAACACATTGAGGCCATAGAAGAGTCAATAAAAGATTCAGGAATGATTAAAGAAGCTGAAGTTTACTTAAAAACATACGGAGTGATAGCGTCATTAACTGATCTTATTTATGCATTCCAGAATGGAAAGCTTAAGTATGCATTTGTAAAAGAGATGAAAGTGAAAAACATGGATCAAATAAGGAAAATTATGGGTGATTAG
- a CDS encoding CoB--CoM heterodisulfide reductase iron-sulfur subunit B family protein, which produces MKVAYYPGCATHGLSKDVDIATKKVADVLGLELVEVEDWNCCGGGFLDERDEKVHTALNLRNLSNVEKMGLEKMVTPCSVCLQSHRLASTKYKENRDLRKEVDKKLKEANINYSGKATAEHIVWILVRDVGLEKIKSNVKKPLTGLKVGAYYGCQMLRPEQVMGFEPSFHPHSMEDLISVTGATPVSFPMQTACCGFPLMGSNPKIGLKLAYNVMNSAKSKEADIMVHPCSLCHLQLDVTQLKVKAEFNLPWTMPAIYITQLLGLSFGFSAEELGISKIAQQILKEKGVI; this is translated from the coding sequence ATGAAAGTAGCTTATTATCCTGGATGTGCTACTCATGGATTATCTAAAGATGTTGACATAGCAACTAAAAAAGTAGCTGATGTTTTAGGTTTAGAGTTAGTAGAGGTTGAAGATTGGAATTGTTGCGGAGGAGGATTCTTAGATGAGAGAGATGAAAAAGTTCATACAGCCTTAAATCTTAGAAACCTTTCTAACGTCGAAAAAATGGGTTTAGAAAAAATGGTAACTCCTTGTAGTGTTTGCTTGCAAAGCCATAGATTAGCTTCGACCAAATATAAAGAAAATAGAGACCTTAGAAAAGAGGTAGATAAGAAATTGAAAGAAGCTAATATTAATTATTCTGGAAAAGCTACAGCAGAACATATAGTTTGGATTCTTGTAAGAGATGTCGGTTTAGAAAAAATTAAATCAAATGTTAAAAAACCTTTAACTGGATTAAAAGTAGGAGCGTATTACGGGTGTCAAATGCTGAGACCAGAACAAGTAATGGGCTTTGAGCCATCTTTCCATCCTCATAGCATGGAAGATCTTATTTCTGTTACAGGCGCTACTCCAGTATCTTTTCCTATGCAAACAGCATGTTGCGGATTTCCATTAATGGGTAGCAATCCAAAGATCGGTTTAAAACTAGCATATAATGTAATGAATTCTGCAAAAAGCAAAGAAGCCGATATAATGGTTCACCCGTGCAGTCTATGTCATCTGCAATTAGATGTAACTCAACTTAAAGTTAAAGCAGAATTTAACTTACCGTGGACTATGCCAGCAATTTACATTACTCAATTACTAGGATTATCTTTCGGATTTTCTGCAGAAGAATTAGGTATAAGTAAAATAGCACAACAAATCCTTAAAGAAAAAGGTGTAATTTAG
- a CDS encoding succinate dehydrogenase produces MIEDEIVESLKKAGAEVGNWYDVSERPGKKPFGKEIEYKIDEIMWGKVHLRIEGDVYIHIISKIPFNWKERVKDLKISGEIEDSAGGLLWIKEDPKNIEKDMNIIKQYLLSIKK; encoded by the coding sequence ATGATAGAGGATGAAATAGTTGAAAGCCTAAAAAAGGCAGGAGCAGAAGTAGGTAACTGGTACGATGTTTCAGAAAGACCTGGAAAGAAACCTTTTGGTAAAGAAATAGAATATAAAATAGATGAAATAATGTGGGGTAAAGTTCATTTAAGGATAGAAGGAGATGTTTATATTCATATTATCTCTAAGATTCCGTTTAACTGGAAGGAGAGAGTAAAAGATTTGAAAATATCCGGAGAAATAGAAGATTCTGCAGGCGGATTATTATGGATAAAGGAAGATCCAAAAAATATTGAAAAGGATATGAATATCATTAAACAATATCTTTTAAGTATTAAAAAATAA
- a CDS encoding vWA domain-containing protein, protein MSGLLIGIDYEDPIVKYRGDRISYTLRKISGKESNIDSMFLIDTYYVHYLPLPLLKPKSDVNQEDNIKYSLLDMTLSSEVVMRNRNYSVANSAVSMALSVSYIQNLIEELERIRRTSQSPEEREAAEQILNGLMKGSMGKEGGEKQQQTQQNQQSMQKLMKQAHEKALSKASEDANAVRSMQRIVGGNGAGTGSVLNFEGEIHEVLRLARNTEIKKILEFLSGIPKLGSLTKKKTTRYAKGELFGYEEGTDLERLVPSELAMPEELFYVRLAEGQLLLYQKQIKETLGPIYLLLDKSGSMDGEKILWAKAVALALYSRAKRENRDFYLRFFDNIPYPLIKVIKSAKSKDVIKMIEYIGKIRGGGGTDISRSVISACEDVKEGHVKGVSELIILTDGEDKIAETTVRRSLKEANATLISVMIRGDNADLRRISDNYFVVYKLDQNDLLKVVEA, encoded by the coding sequence ATGAGTGGTTTATTAATTGGAATAGATTATGAGGATCCTATAGTTAAATATAGGGGAGATAGAATATCGTATACTTTAAGGAAAATTTCTGGGAAAGAGTCAAATATAGATTCCATGTTTTTAATTGATACGTATTATGTACATTATTTACCGTTACCATTATTGAAACCAAAATCAGATGTTAATCAGGAAGATAATATAAAATATTCATTATTAGATATGACCTTATCTTCAGAAGTCGTAATGAGGAATAGGAATTATTCTGTAGCTAATTCTGCAGTAAGCATGGCATTGTCTGTTAGCTATATACAAAATTTAATCGAAGAGCTAGAAAGAATAAGGAGAACTTCTCAATCTCCTGAAGAAAGAGAAGCTGCTGAACAGATATTGAATGGTTTAATGAAAGGAAGTATGGGAAAGGAAGGAGGAGAAAAACAACAGCAGACTCAACAGAATCAGCAATCAATGCAGAAATTAATGAAACAGGCTCATGAAAAAGCCTTATCAAAAGCGTCTGAGGACGCAAATGCTGTAAGAAGTATGCAAAGAATAGTAGGTGGAAATGGGGCAGGTACTGGTAGTGTGCTTAATTTTGAGGGAGAAATACATGAAGTTTTAAGATTAGCTAGAAACACTGAAATAAAGAAGATTCTTGAATTCCTAAGCGGTATACCAAAATTAGGTAGTTTAACTAAAAAGAAAACTACGAGGTATGCTAAAGGTGAATTATTTGGATATGAGGAAGGTACAGATTTGGAAAGATTAGTTCCATCAGAATTGGCTATGCCAGAGGAATTATTTTATGTTAGATTAGCTGAAGGGCAGCTATTGCTATATCAGAAACAGATTAAGGAGACTTTAGGCCCAATATATTTGCTTTTAGATAAATCTGGAAGCATGGATGGAGAAAAAATACTTTGGGCTAAGGCAGTAGCTTTAGCACTGTACAGTAGGGCAAAAAGAGAAAATAGAGACTTTTACTTAAGATTCTTCGATAATATACCATATCCCTTAATAAAGGTAATTAAAAGCGCTAAAAGTAAGGACGTTATAAAAATGATTGAATACATAGGAAAGATAAGAGGAGGCGGAGGGACTGATATAAGTAGGTCAGTAATATCCGCATGTGAAGACGTTAAGGAAGGTCATGTTAAAGGAGTTAGTGAACTTATAATCTTAACAGACGGTGAAGATAAAATAGCAGAAACAACTGTTAGAAGGTCTTTAAAGGAGGCAAACGCTACGTTAATTAGTGTAATGATAAGAGGAGATAATGCAGATCTTAGGAGGATATCTGACAATTATTTTGTTGTCTATAAGCTAGACCAGAACGATTTACTTAAAGTAGTCGAAGCATAA
- a CDS encoding AAA family ATPase, with amino-acid sequence MGEVVDNRLIELPKKFLDSLSAPFVGREEEAKVITLALLTKEHVVLIGEPGTAKSALARRAAELLNAKFFMYLLTKYTEPAELFGALDINSLKQGIYKRITKERLPESELAFLDEIFNANSAILNALLSLLNERVIYDGYNVINVPLRTLISASNRVPDEPELEALYDRLLLRHYARPIGEDMWKNLIDASWDLEFTDKWKVSSPIMSIQDLDNLYEYLSEVDLTPIKGKLLKLYAMLEEKGIHLSDRRKGKVLKIVAAHSILNSRTKATEEDLIVLKYIAPKEIDDFEKVSALLSEELKTPIKYMRELNEIYNNIKEASKYVDAATESDPRLIDLIRTLRATRDRVIALGKESGEEKVEEFSKEVGVEIDKLLEKVAKKLGIYT; translated from the coding sequence ATGGGAGAAGTAGTGGATAATAGACTAATAGAACTTCCAAAGAAATTTCTTGATTCTTTGTCTGCTCCTTTTGTGGGCAGAGAAGAAGAAGCTAAAGTTATAACACTTGCACTTCTTACCAAGGAACATGTGGTTCTAATAGGAGAGCCAGGTACTGCAAAGTCTGCTCTAGCTAGAAGAGCTGCAGAATTGCTTAATGCAAAATTCTTCATGTATTTGCTTACCAAATATACTGAGCCAGCAGAATTATTTGGTGCATTAGACATAAATTCATTAAAGCAAGGTATTTATAAAAGAATAACTAAAGAAAGATTACCAGAGAGTGAATTAGCATTTTTAGACGAAATATTTAATGCTAATTCAGCAATATTGAACGCGTTATTGTCTTTACTTAACGAGAGAGTAATATATGACGGATATAATGTAATAAACGTTCCATTAAGGACTTTAATAAGTGCAAGTAATAGGGTTCCAGACGAACCTGAGTTAGAAGCTTTATATGATAGACTTCTATTGAGACATTATGCTAGACCTATAGGAGAAGACATGTGGAAAAATTTAATAGATGCGTCATGGGATTTAGAATTTACAGATAAGTGGAAGGTAAGTTCTCCTATTATGTCAATTCAAGATTTAGATAATTTATATGAGTATCTATCAGAAGTGGATTTAACTCCAATAAAAGGAAAGTTATTGAAATTATATGCTATGCTCGAAGAAAAAGGAATACATTTAAGTGATAGAAGAAAAGGGAAAGTGCTAAAAATCGTTGCGGCTCATTCAATATTGAATTCGAGAACTAAAGCTACTGAAGAAGATTTGATAGTTTTGAAATATATTGCGCCAAAGGAAATAGATGATTTCGAAAAAGTTTCCGCTTTATTATCTGAGGAACTAAAGACTCCAATAAAGTATATGAGGGAATTGAATGAGATTTATAATAATATTAAAGAAGCTAGTAAGTATGTAGACGCTGCTACAGAATCCGATCCTAGACTAATAGATCTAATTAGAACTTTAAGGGCTACAAGAGATAGAGTAATAGCGTTAGGCAAAGAGAGCGGAGAAGAAAAAGTGGAGGAGTTTTCCAAAGAGGTAGGAGTTGAGATAGATAAGCTATTAGAAAAAGTGGCTAAAAAGCTGGGGATATATACATGA
- a CDS encoding OB-fold nucleic acid binding domain-containing protein, producing MDEKIGNLKGGMENVNVTARVLQVGDQKTVQTRNGPRTLRELIVGDETGRVKLTLWGTQNEDVKEGQVIKIENGWTTVFKGQVQLNAGSRSKISEGEDSIPEESEIPETMPTDNSFQPRRGGFRGRGGGGGGRRFNRGGYRRQPRQEEEEE from the coding sequence ATGGATGAAAAGATAGGTAATCTAAAAGGTGGAATGGAAAACGTAAACGTAACTGCAAGAGTTCTCCAAGTAGGGGATCAGAAAACTGTTCAGACAAGAAATGGTCCCAGAACTCTTCGTGAACTAATTGTTGGAGACGAAACAGGAAGAGTAAAGCTTACGCTATGGGGAACTCAAAACGAAGATGTAAAAGAAGGACAAGTAATAAAAATAGAGAACGGATGGACTACAGTTTTCAAAGGACAAGTACAATTAAATGCAGGTAGTAGATCTAAAATATCTGAAGGAGAAGATTCAATACCAGAAGAATCAGAAATACCTGAAACAATGCCTACTGACAACTCTTTCCAACCAAGAAGAGGCGGATTTAGAGGCAGAGGCGGTGGAGGAGGAGGAAGAAGATTCAACAGAGGAGGATATAGAAGACAACCAAGACAAGAGGAGGAAGAAGAATGA
- a CDS encoding PqqD family protein, which yields MSYDDIKDKKPMKKGEVVDKAENGENYIIKLEEDKVYEVAPIAFYVWNMCDGEKTVTEILDEISKEANLETSQIRDPIVTVLEQLQEAALISL from the coding sequence ATGAGCTATGACGATATAAAAGATAAGAAACCAATGAAAAAAGGAGAAGTAGTAGACAAAGCAGAAAACGGCGAAAATTACATTATAAAGCTTGAAGAGGACAAAGTTTATGAAGTAGCCCCAATAGCATTTTACGTATGGAATATGTGTGACGGAGAAAAGACTGTAACTGAAATATTAGACGAGATAAGCAAAGAAGCTAATCTAGAAACTTCTCAGATCAGAGACCCCATAGTTACAGTTCTAGAACAATTACAAGAAGCCGCGCTTATCTCATTATAA
- a CDS encoding molybdenum cofactor synthesis domain-containing protein, whose translation MRAILPEDNLLFAEEAFRKFTSEVSPKLCINEIPILDSLNKVSGEVVYSPIDLPPFSRSTVDGYAIKYENTPGKFTIIGKINIGEYKEIEIKENEAVEVDTGAMLPEGANAVIKIEDTKREDNIVFIDKKLRFGQNIAWIGSDIPKDFEILRKGERISPEKIATLASVGINKVKVYSPKVYVITTGDELVEPGEKLDKGKIYESNLYYLLTRLRDYIIVGSSLVRDRKEDIEKEIEKALDLADVLIITGGTSAGEKDYVHQIIREKGKIVVHGIKFKPGKPTILGQIKGKPVFGLPGNIVSTIMVYEQLIKKYLDLMSNSEHEENKKIRAKALITVEADKKRFTYIPIYILRSNKDTYFLPIPFDSYMIGTFSSADGYIALNPGDRIEEDQEAEIIIKNIDERPTLLGEEDLKMKNINVRKITLGSYPACKALEKGVGDILVISSLMCTPDNYDFKFDREILTNGKGPEIGYNDWIGISKIIKNPTVKLKSPSTVEHFLGKAKVYAPEGYIKGDKFYTERLYIVTLNNSRKFLQGIF comes from the coding sequence ATGAGGGCTATTTTACCAGAAGATAATTTACTATTTGCAGAAGAAGCTTTTAGAAAATTCACCTCAGAAGTTTCACCAAAACTTTGTATAAATGAAATACCAATTCTTGATTCTCTAAATAAAGTAAGTGGTGAGGTAGTTTATTCACCTATAGATCTTCCGCCATTTTCTAGGTCAACAGTAGACGGTTACGCAATAAAATATGAGAATACTCCAGGTAAATTTACTATTATAGGAAAAATAAATATAGGAGAATATAAAGAAATTGAGATTAAGGAAAACGAAGCAGTAGAAGTAGATACTGGGGCAATGCTACCTGAGGGAGCTAACGCAGTAATAAAAATCGAGGATACAAAAAGAGAAGATAATATTGTCTTTATAGACAAAAAATTGAGATTCGGACAAAACATTGCATGGATAGGAAGCGATATACCGAAAGATTTTGAAATACTTAGAAAAGGAGAAAGAATATCTCCAGAAAAGATAGCAACATTAGCCTCTGTCGGAATAAATAAGGTCAAAGTTTACAGCCCAAAGGTTTACGTTATAACAACTGGAGACGAATTAGTAGAGCCTGGAGAAAAATTAGATAAAGGAAAAATATACGAGAGTAATCTATATTATCTTTTAACAAGGTTAAGAGATTACATCATAGTAGGTAGTTCTTTAGTTAGAGATAGAAAAGAGGATATCGAAAAAGAAATTGAAAAAGCTCTGGATCTTGCAGATGTCCTTATAATAACTGGAGGAACAAGTGCAGGAGAAAAAGATTACGTGCACCAAATAATTAGAGAAAAAGGGAAAATAGTAGTTCACGGAATAAAGTTCAAACCAGGAAAACCAACAATTTTAGGTCAAATTAAAGGAAAACCAGTTTTCGGATTACCAGGGAATATAGTATCTACTATAATGGTTTATGAACAATTAATTAAAAAATATTTAGACCTAATGAGTAATAGTGAACACGAAGAAAATAAGAAAATTAGAGCAAAAGCACTAATTACAGTAGAGGCTGATAAAAAGAGATTTACATATATTCCAATATACATTTTAAGGAGTAATAAAGATACTTACTTTCTTCCAATACCTTTTGACAGCTATATGATAGGAACTTTCTCTTCTGCAGACGGATATATAGCTCTTAATCCTGGAGATAGAATTGAAGAAGACCAAGAGGCAGAGATTATTATAAAGAATATTGACGAAAGACCTACATTACTTGGAGAAGAAGACCTAAAAATGAAAAACATTAATGTAAGAAAAATAACTTTAGGATCTTATCCAGCTTGTAAAGCGCTAGAAAAAGGGGTAGGAGACATACTAGTAATAAGTTCGCTTATGTGTACACCAGATAACTATGATTTTAAGTTTGATAGGGAAATTCTAACAAATGGAAAAGGACCAGAAATAGGGTATAATGATTGGATAGGTATAAGTAAAATTATTAAAAATCCTACAGTAAAGCTAAAATCTCCTTCCACAGTAGAACATTTCCTAGGAAAAGCTAAGGTTTACGCTCCAGAAGGTTACATAAAAGGGGATAAGTTTTATACCGAAAGACTCTACATAGTAACACTAAATAATTCAAGAAAATTCCTACAAGGAATTTTTTAA
- a CDS encoding homoserine kinase, whose protein sequence is MSITATAYSSSANLGSGFDVLSMAHKAFKDKVKATLISEGRNLKISVSSKNTPENVEKNSAGFAVKRMLEILGINAEISLEVIKGIPYGLGLGSSGASASAAIAAVNELLDLDLSLNEQVEFAKIGEIASSGSPHPDNVAASTFGGIVAVTSVSPTKVIRVPSNLNFKILLIVPQKTQEGKTKKAREMLPKEIEIERYVYNSRHLSSLLIGLSSGDRELVREGLNDEIFEVSRLPLFPYYPKIKENAIEKNAIGVCVSGAGPSILVLYDNKTDLEGIISSSKEICTKNDINCDFIQTELAGGVEIERGN, encoded by the coding sequence ATGTCAATTACAGCAACAGCATATTCAAGCTCAGCAAACTTAGGCTCTGGTTTTGACGTACTTTCTATGGCGCATAAAGCCTTTAAAGATAAAGTAAAAGCTACGTTAATAAGTGAAGGAAGAAATTTAAAAATATCAGTTTCGTCCAAAAATACGCCAGAAAATGTAGAAAAGAATTCTGCCGGTTTCGCAGTTAAAAGGATGTTAGAAATACTTGGAATAAATGCAGAGATTTCATTAGAAGTCATAAAAGGAATTCCTTACGGTTTAGGTTTAGGAAGTAGCGGAGCTTCAGCTTCTGCAGCTATAGCTGCAGTAAATGAACTTTTAGACCTTGATCTCTCATTAAACGAACAAGTCGAATTTGCAAAAATTGGAGAAATAGCATCATCAGGATCACCGCATCCAGATAATGTAGCTGCTAGCACATTTGGTGGTATAGTTGCAGTTACCTCAGTATCTCCTACGAAAGTGATTAGAGTTCCTAGCAATTTAAATTTTAAAATACTCTTAATAGTTCCACAAAAAACTCAAGAAGGAAAAACAAAGAAAGCTAGAGAAATGCTACCAAAAGAAATCGAAATAGAAAGATATGTTTATAACTCAAGACATTTATCATCGTTATTAATAGGTCTATCTTCAGGGGACAGAGAATTAGTAAGAGAAGGATTAAATGATGAAATTTTTGAGGTTTCTAGACTTCCACTTTTCCCTTATTATCCTAAAATAAAAGAAAATGCTATCGAAAAGAACGCTATAGGAGTTTGTGTAAGTGGAGCTGGACCATCAATACTTGTTCTTTACGATAATAAAACAGATCTAGAAGGTATTATTTCGTCTTCTAAGGAAATTTGTACAAAAAATGATATAAATTGTGATTTTATTCAAACCGAATTAGCTGGAGGTGTAGAAATTGAAAGAGGGAACTAA